From Nitrososphaerales archaeon:
ATGTTAGTGTAAATGCACTCGCATTGAAGATCGTTCAAGAGATGATCGAGAAGAAGGTCGAATTGAATATAATCGTGGAGAAGTCTGAGAATGGTGCTACAATCATAGATGCGGGTATCAATGCAAAGGGAGGTTACTTGGCTGGTAAGTATATGACCGAGATCTGCTTGGGAGGTTTGGCAGAGGTTTCATTGACACTCGCCAACTACGATGGATTGATCTTACCAACGATCTGTGTGGCCAGTGACTATCCATCGATCGCACTACTCGGCTCCCAATATGCGGGCTGGAGGATATCTGTGGGAAAGTACTTTGCGATGGGCTCGGGCCCGGCAAGAGCCCTATCATTAAAGCCTAAAGAATTGTATGAGAAGATCAAGTATAAAGATGAATCGAACGTTGCCATAATCGTTTTAGAAGCCAATGAAAAACCGACCCCAGAAGCCATCGAGTATATAGCGAAGGAGTGTAAGGTTGAGCCGAAGAATGTATATGCAGTAGTGGCACCGACATCGAGCATCGCC
This genomic window contains:
- the mch gene encoding methenyltetrahydromethanopterin cyclohydrolase, translated to MSMNVSVNALALKIVQEMIEKKVELNIIVEKSENGATIIDAGINAKGGYLAGKYMTEICLGGLAEVSLTLANYDGLILPTICVASDYPSIALLGSQYAGWRISVGKYFAMGSGPARALSLKPKELYEKIKYKDESNVAIIVLEANEKPTPEAIEYIAKECKVEPKNVYAVVAPTSSIAGSVQISGRSIEAGLHKFMELGMDLSKIKCGFGQAPIAPIHPKFAQAMGRTNDMLLYGCTTYYEVEYDNEEELVKILEKAPSSSSSAYGRPFYEIFKEAGFDFYKIDPMLFAPAVVTVNNTKTGRIFTYGKINPEILKRSINLTIRS